One window of Desulfovibrio sp. Fe33 genomic DNA carries:
- a CDS encoding RidA family protein: MEFINSPETAEVIGPYSHCVKAGNTYYICGQVPFHPVSGEVVGSDIREQAFQTLFNLKLVLDAAGLEISDIAKTTVFLTSMEDFDGFNEVYSEFMGDHRPARLCLGASEIAHGCLLEMDAIAYKE; this comes from the coding sequence ATGGAATTCATAAATTCCCCGGAAACTGCTGAAGTCATTGGACCTTACAGCCATTGCGTGAAGGCCGGAAACACCTACTACATCTGCGGCCAGGTTCCCTTTCACCCGGTATCCGGCGAAGTCGTCGGAAGCGACATCAGGGAGCAGGCGTTCCAGACCCTTTTCAACCTGAAGCTGGTTCTGGATGCCGCCGGCCTTGAAATTTCGGACATCGCCAAGACCACGGTTTTTCTGACCAGCATGGAAGATTTCGACGGGTTCAATGAAGTCTACTCCGAGTTCATGGGCGACCACCGCCCGGCCAGGCTCTGCCTCGGCGCCAGCGAGATCGCGCACGGCTGTCTGTTGGAGATGGATGCGATAGCTTACAAGGAATAG
- a CDS encoding NAD(P)/FAD-dependent oxidoreductase: MREVKRYPTTTGQSWLEMSSYKHHNFKNLSEVQDAYDYIVVGAGYGGQAAARHLAELHPEASIAVFEAIKIGDNDSGKNAGFIIDVPHDFGDQGASSFEENQKYFELNTFIIKWMEDTIKEKGIEDVDWDHCGKYLCCSETKSFKLIEHEIDELKRMNCSYEVVEGDELFRRTGTRYYKKALYTSGTVLINPADVLRGLFSVMPDNVDVFEEAPVMRIDEGSPTHVVLRNGKRIKCKFVLVTGGPFIPEFGIGQKVFCPVLSYGAFTRQFTEDEMRYFAGVKPWGCTAGHPAGTTVRFTRDNRIFVRNGFSFATSLTTSHQRIRRAIPKLRRAYENRFPELKHVNFEFIYGGMINMTMNYRPLMMQQYPSVFASASGEGAGVAKTSLIGYYLAEWVSGIGSQNLDFLRKISTPKRLPPEPFLTMGAKARLMYEEFNAKTEI; this comes from the coding sequence GAACCTGTCTGAAGTCCAGGATGCCTATGATTATATCGTAGTCGGCGCCGGATACGGCGGACAGGCCGCAGCCCGCCACCTGGCCGAACTGCACCCCGAGGCCTCCATCGCCGTTTTCGAAGCCATCAAGATCGGCGACAACGACAGCGGCAAGAACGCCGGTTTCATCATCGACGTGCCCCACGACTTCGGCGACCAGGGCGCTTCCTCCTTCGAGGAGAACCAGAAGTACTTCGAGCTCAACACCTTCATCATCAAGTGGATGGAAGACACCATCAAGGAGAAGGGCATCGAGGACGTGGACTGGGATCACTGCGGCAAGTACCTGTGCTGCTCCGAGACCAAGAGCTTCAAGCTGATCGAGCACGAAATCGACGAGCTCAAGCGGATGAACTGCTCCTACGAGGTGGTCGAGGGCGACGAACTGTTCCGCCGCACCGGAACCCGGTACTACAAGAAAGCCCTGTACACCTCCGGCACCGTGCTCATCAACCCCGCCGACGTGCTGCGCGGCCTCTTCAGCGTCATGCCCGATAACGTGGACGTGTTCGAGGAAGCCCCGGTCATGCGCATCGACGAGGGCAGCCCGACTCACGTCGTGCTGCGGAACGGCAAGCGGATCAAGTGCAAGTTCGTCCTGGTCACCGGCGGTCCCTTCATCCCTGAATTCGGCATCGGCCAGAAGGTGTTTTGCCCGGTATTGTCCTACGGCGCGTTCACCCGCCAGTTCACCGAGGACGAGATGCGCTACTTCGCTGGCGTGAAGCCCTGGGGTTGCACCGCCGGTCATCCGGCCGGAACGACCGTCCGCTTCACTCGCGACAACCGCATCTTCGTGCGTAACGGCTTCTCCTTCGCGACCAGCCTGACCACTTCCCATCAGCGCATCCGCCGGGCCATCCCCAAGCTGCGCCGGGCCTATGAGAACCGCTTCCCCGAGCTGAAGCACGTCAACTTCGAGTTCATCTACGGCGGCATGATCAACATGACCATGAACTACCGTCCGCTGATGATGCAGCAGTATCCCTCCGTGTTCGCCTCCGCCAGCGGCGAGGGCGCGGGCGTCGCCAAGACCAGCCTCATCGGCTACTACCTGGCGGAATGGGTCAGCGGCATCGGCAGCCAGAACCTCGACTTCCTCCGGAAGATATCCACTCCCAAGAGGCTGCCGCCGGAACCCTTCCTGACGATGGGTGCCAAGGCCCGCCTCATGTACGAAGAGTTTAACGCCAAAACGGAGATCTAA